The Vannielia litorea genome segment CGCCCAAACCGGGGTGATTTGGGGCAGGCGCATGGTGGAAAGGGTGAGCATGGCGGTGAGGATCGCCAGCGCGGCGACGCCGAGGGTGAGGGCATTTAGGGCCGCCGTGACGGCGAAGGTACGCTCGAAGATGGCGAGCGAGTAGGCCTTGATCTCGGCGTTGGGCACCAGCGCGGTGGGGGGCAGGCCGAAGTCATCCGTCAAGGCGGCGGTGAGCATGGGGATATTGTCTGGCGCGACGCGGATGCCGTGGCGGAGCTTTGGCACATCGGGGAAGTGGCGGGTGAGCGCGGGGGTGGCGACGATGGCTTGGGGGCCTGGGTTGCCGTAGTCGGAATAGGTGGCGACGATCTGGGGCTTCCAGTCGGGCGCGAGTTGAAGGGTGTCGCCCGGGCCGAGGGCAGCGCGGCGGGCGAGTTGCTCGTTGATCATCACTGCGTCGCCGGTGGCGAGCCGGTCCCATGCGCCGGGGGTGGCGGAGAGGAGCGGCCAGTTATCGCGGTAGGTGGGGTGGTCGGCCACGCCGTAGAGCTCGCCGGTGCCTTGGTCGGCCATTGGAATGTCGACGTGCCAGATGGGCAGGGTGGCCTGCACCTCGGGGCGGGTGTCGAGGAAGGCGCGGAGGCGGGTGGCTTCATCTTCGCTGCGGGCGGTGACGTAGAGCTCTGAGACGAGGCGCTGGTCAAGGAAGCCGGTGAAGGTGAGGCGGAAGGAGCTGACCATCGTACCCACGCCGATGTTGGTGGCGAGCGCCAGCAGCAGGGCCATGAGGGCGAGGCGGAGGCCGGGGAGTTGCTGGCGGGCATCGGCCCAGAGCCATTGGGCGAGGGGGCGGCGGGCGAGGCCTTGGGCGGCGGCGAGGAGCGCGGCGAGCAGGGCGGGCAGAGCGAGCGCGGCGCCGAGGAGCAGGCCGCCGAGCAGGGCGAAACCGCCGGGCAGGCCGCCGATCAGGGGCACGGCGGCAGCGCCGACGGCCGCGAGGGCGGCCCCGGCGGCGGCCTGAAGCGCGAGGCTGCGGGCGGAGGCGCGGGCCCATGCGCGGGGCTTGGCGGCCGCGAGGATCGGCAGGCGGGCGAGGGCGAGGAGGGCGCCTGCGCCTGCGGCCAACGTGCCCGCGAGGGCGATGGAGAGGCCGGTCGCCGCCCATGAGGGGCGGAAGGCGAGCTGGCCGGGCAGGGCGGCGCCGTAAAGGCCGCGCAGGGAGGCGGAAACATCGGGAAGGAGCGCGGCGGCGGTGACATGCCCGAGGGCGAGCCCCAGCGTGCCCGCGACGAGGGCGAAGGCGGTCAGCTCGGCGAGGGTGAGCGCGGCGAGGGTTCGGGTGGGCAGGCCGAGGGCGCGGAGGGTGCGGAACATCGGGCGGCGCTGCTCGAAGGCCAGCCCGATGGCGCCGTGGGCGATGAAGAGGCCGACCGCGAAGGAAAGCAGGCCGAAGGCGGTGAGGTTGAGGTGGAAGCTGCGGGTGAGCCGCGCGATCTCGGCCCCGCCCTGCGGGCGGCTGCGGGTGAGTGTGGGGGCGACCTCGGCCAGCGGCGGGCGGGTGAGGGGCTGTGCGGCGTCGGGGGCGACGAGCAAATGGGTGATGGCGCCGGAGGGGGCGAGGGACATTGCGCCGTCGATCGTGGTGACGAGGAGGCCGGGCGCGAGGCCGGGGGCCGGGGTGGCTTGCGGCGCCGCGGCGAGGCTCTCAGGCGCGGCCCATTGCGGCGGGGGCAGGGTGATGAGGGC includes the following:
- a CDS encoding FtsX-like permease family protein, with protein sequence MTRAALHALLSHWRRHPGQLATLLLGIALATALFSAVQAINAEARASYAASEATLSPDAPDHLTSPAGRIPMQTFLALRAAGWQVSPVWEGETPEGLTVQGYDFLTLPMGSLPDLAPTLAQMPPSALITLPPPQWAAPESLAAAPQATPAPGLAPGLLVTTIDGAMSLAPSGAITHLLVAPDAAQPLTRPPLAEVAPTLTRSRPQGGAEIARLTRSFHLNLTAFGLLSFAVGLFIAHGAIGLAFEQRRPMFRTLRALGLPTRTLAALTLAELTAFALVAGTLGLALGHVTAAALLPDVSASLRGLYGAALPGQLAFRPSWAATGLSIALAGTLAAGAGALLALARLPILAAAKPRAWARASARSLALQAAAGAALAAVGAAAVPLIGGLPGGFALLGGLLLGAALALPALLAALLAAAQGLARRPLAQWLWADARQQLPGLRLALMALLLALATNIGVGTMVSSFRLTFTGFLDQRLVSELYVTARSEDEATRLRAFLDTRPEVQATLPIWHVDIPMADQGTGELYGVADHPTYRDNWPLLSATPGAWDRLATGDAVMINEQLARRAALGPGDTLQLAPDWKPQIVATYSDYGNPGPQAIVATPALTRHFPDVPKLRHGIRVAPDNIPMLTAALTDDFGLPPTALVPNAEIKAYSLAIFERTFAVTAALNALTLGVAALAILTAMLTLSTMRLPQITPVWAMGTTRARLATLEALRTLALAAFTALFALPLGLALAWALLAVVNTEAFGWRLPMFLFPAQWALLFATALAAAALACFWPVLKLRRTQPATFLKTFASER